From Scytonema millei VB511283:
CAATTCCTACCTGATTGAGATTACCGCAGATATTTTCCGCTATATCGACCCCGACACTAAGAATCACTTGGTCGATATGATTCTCGATTCTGCCGGACAAAAAGGTACAGGGCGCTGGACGGTGCAAAGTGCTTTGGAGTTTGGGGTGTGTATTCCTACAATTACGGCAGCGGTAAACGCGCGCATTATGTCCTCGTACAAGCAAGAACGGGTAGCTGCATCCCAAATGCTACCTGGTCCTACAGGAACGTATCAGGGTGATGCGAAGGCATTCGTCAATATGGTGCGCGATGCATTGTATTGTTCTAAAATCTGCTCTTACGCTCAAGGAATGGCACTGTTGGCAACAGCTTCCAAAGAGTATGCTTACGACCTGAATTTGAGCGAAATGGCGCGAATTTGGAAAGGTGGCTGTATTATTCGCGCTGGATTTTTAGGTAAGATTCAGAGTGCTTTCATTGAAAATCCGAACTTACCCAACTTGCTATTGGCTCCAGAGTTTAAACAAACAATCCTCGATCGCCAAGATGCATGGCGGGAAGTTTTAGCAGCGGCGGCGAAACTCGGCATTCCCGTACCTGCGTTTAGTGCGTCGTTAGATTATTTTGACAGCTATCGACGCGATCGCTTGCCCCAAAACCTGACGCAAGCTCAACGCGACTATTTCGGCGCTCACACTTACGAACGTACTGACAAAGAAGGCTTCTTCCATACTGAGTGGACGAAGTTCTCCGAGGAATCGGTACAAACTTCTACCCCAGAACCGCTACAAGCGGATCAACCAACTACACCTCAACCAACAGGCAGCCGTTAGGAAAGATAAAGGGTGCGTTATCAACGCACCCTACAAGTATTTACTTAAAAACCAATCCTGATTTGCACGGAATTACGACGTGGATAGTAATATCGTCCGTGCTTGTAGCGGCGATGGTTTCTTCGACCATATCTGTATGGATCGTAAAAGCGATCGTACCCATACCAATCAGGACGATAAAGTCGATAGCGCGAACGGCGATGCCAATCGCGTCTGTAGCGTCGATGATAGTCGCGGTCGCGCCATCCAGAGGGAACGACAATAATTCCAGCGCGATCGCCGATCGTTACGCCAAAATCTACGTCAGTTTCGGCTTTAGCGGGTGCTGCGGTGCAGATTGTCAGTAATGCAGTCAGTGCGAGAATTTCAGCTTTCATTGCCACTCACCTCGAAAACCAGCGAGGATGAGAACGCGATTCAATTTATACTCTCAGTTTATCAG
This genomic window contains:
- the gndA gene encoding NADP-dependent phosphogluconate dehydrogenase, which produces MAQQSFGVIGLAVMGENLALNVERNGFPIAVYNRTPEKTDAFMAERAQGKNAVATYSLEEFVNALERPRKILIMVKAGAPVDAVIQQLKPLLDEGDIIIDGGNSLYEDTARRTRELEPEGFRFIGMGVSGGEEGALNGPSLMPGGTKSSYEYLSPIFNKIAAQVEDGPCVTYIGPGGAGHYVKMVHNGIEYGDMQLIAEAYSLLKDGLGLDNRQLHEIFTEWNTTDELNSYLIEITADIFRYIDPDTKNHLVDMILDSAGQKGTGRWTVQSALEFGVCIPTITAAVNARIMSSYKQERVAASQMLPGPTGTYQGDAKAFVNMVRDALYCSKICSYAQGMALLATASKEYAYDLNLSEMARIWKGGCIIRAGFLGKIQSAFIENPNLPNLLLAPEFKQTILDRQDAWREVLAAAAKLGIPVPAFSASLDYFDSYRRDRLPQNLTQAQRDYFGAHTYERTDKEGFFHTEWTKFSEESVQTSTPEPLQADQPTTPQPTGSR